The Halobaculum magnesiiphilum genome contains the following window.
GGGTGTGCCGACCTCGCGGGTATGAGTGTGGGCGAGGACCACGGCGAGGCGCGAGCGCGTCTCGCCCGCCGGATCGCGGGCGAGATCACCCTCTCGGGGGATCCCGGAGCGACGCTCCGGAAGTGGCGCACGGACTTCGACGTCTCACAGACCGAGCTCGCCGAGCGGATGGGCGTCTCCTCGTCTGTCGTCTCCGACTACGAGAGCGGCCGCCGCGAATCGCCCGGGATCGGCCTCGTCTCCCGGGTGGTGGAGGGGCTGCTCGACATCGACGAGTCGCGCGGCGGCTCGCGCATCCGGCAGTTCGCCCGCGTCGTCTCCGCCGGCTTCGAGTCGGACATCGTCCGCGACATCCGCGAGTACCCCGCGGCGCTTCCGACCGAACGGGTGTACGAGGCGCTCGACGCCACCGAGATCGCCCCCGGCGAGCGCGACACGGTGAACGGCCACACGGTGATCAACTCCATCGAGGCGATCACGTCGCTGTCCTCCGAGGAGTTCTACCGGCTGTACGGCCAGTCGACCGACCGCGCGCTGGTGTTCACGGGCGTCACCCGCGGCGAGTCGCCGCTGGTGGCGCTGCGGGTCGTGACGCCGACGCCGAACGCGGTGATCCTCCACGGGCTCGACGAGGAGGCGCTGTGGGACCACGCCGCCGCGCTGGCGCAGGTCGACGGCTTCTCGCTCGCGGTCTCCACGACAGATCTCGAGCCGGCGCTGGAGGAGCTTCGGTCGCTGTAGATCAGTTCTCGCCGGCGGCCCGCGCGTCCTCGACGAACTCCACGATCCGTTCGGCGCCGACGAACCCGTCGGCGATGCGGTCGACTTCCTCGGGGTCGCCGTCCTCGCCCGCGGTGAACACCGCGAGCGTCGGGACCGACCGGATCGCGTGCTCGCTCACGAGCGAGGGATCGTCCCTCGGGTTCACGAGCAGGACCGGCACGTCCGCGGCGCGGGCGACGCTCCCGAGCACCGGCTCGATGCTCTGACAGAGGGTACAGCCCTTCGTGTAGAAGTCGACCAGGACGAAGTCGCCACCGGCGACGGCCTCGCGGAGTTCGGCTGGGAACTCCCGGGCGTCAACATCGCGAGGCTTCGGAG
Protein-coding sequences here:
- a CDS encoding helix-turn-helix domain-containing protein, with protein sequence MSVGEDHGEARARLARRIAGEITLSGDPGATLRKWRTDFDVSQTELAERMGVSSSVVSDYESGRRESPGIGLVSRVVEGLLDIDESRGGSRIRQFARVVSAGFESDIVRDIREYPAALPTERVYEALDATEIAPGERDTVNGHTVINSIEAITSLSSEEFYRLYGQSTDRALVFTGVTRGESPLVALRVVTPTPNAVILHGLDEEALWDHAAALAQVDGFSLAVSTTDLEPALEELRSL
- a CDS encoding thioredoxin family protein translates to MSDTASTADGDDTETPPKPRDVDAREFPAELREAVAGGDFVLVDFYTKGCTLCQSIEPVLGSVARAADVPVLLVNPRDDPSLVSEHAIRSVPTLAVFTAGEDGDPEEVDRIADGFVGAERIVEFVEDARAAGEN